The sequence ACTGCGATTAATATGATTCCAGGAAATCCTAATCCGGCGATTTTTTTGATAAGTTCGTCCATTACACCCTTATCCTCAATAAATATTTTTATCTTTTATAACACCATAACTTCTGCTTATTGAACCGTTCTAGAATTTCCTATCTCTGTTGACTTCTTTCCTTGATATTCTCTGTGTTTTGTTAATCAGTAATCTTCTAGCAGGATAGGAATAATTGTAGTTTACAGAAATTATGGCAACAAATCTAGGAAGCGAATTAAGCTATTAGTAATCGCTGAAATACTGGGAGTGGTAATATGCTCTTAAGCATTAGACGTATTGATGTTCCACCAGGACAAAGGGTATTGTTACGTGATGTCACCTGGGAAGAATTTGAAGCAATTATTGAAGAACTCGGAGAACATCGGGCTGCGCGTATTGCTTATGATAGAGGGGTGCTGGAAATTATGGCTCCATTACCAGAACATGAAGATGATAAAGAAATAATTGGTGATTTAGTAAAAGCACTTTTAGAAGAATTAGAAATTGAATTTAGAAGTTTGGGTTCCACGACTTTTAAAAATCAGATAATGCTTCAAGGAATAGAACCAGACCAATGTTTTTATATAGAAAATGAAAGCAAAATCCGTGGGAAAAAGCGACTCGACCTAACACAAGATCCACCTCCCGATTTAGCTCTAGAAATTGATGTTACTTCTCGAACTCATCCAAGTATTTATGAAGCGTTGAAAGTCCCAGAACTTTGGCGATTTGAAAAAGGTAAATTACAAATAAATTTATTACAAAATGGTGATTATGTAGTATCCGAGCAAAGTAAAACCTTTCCTAATTTTGATTTAGCTGAAATTTTACCTCAATACCTTGAACAAAGTAAAACAGCAGGTAGAAATTTTGTAATCAAAGCTTTTAGAAATTGGGTAAGAGAGCAAATACAGAATTAATACGATTGCTTTTTAAGTGTTGTGTTTATAAATAATTGTCGGCGTACAATAAAATTGTACAATTTCAAATCCTGGAATACCTATTATATCGTTGCAAATTTCGGATACTTGAAAAAATAAAGTTGTACAATTTGTGTCAGCTATTCTCAAAAATTGAACAATCAAGTTGTACATTTTTCCTAATGCTTGCCATATAAGGGTTTGAAGCGCTGCAAAAAGAACAAATCTTTTGATTTTTACATTGGCTTTCTTCTAGCTTTTATTTTAGTCATATCACTAAGCAAATATAGGTTTATGAATAGGTTTTTCATAAGTAAATATATCATTAAAAGTAATAATCATTACTATTATAGTTTTACTTCAAAGGGCGATCGCTCTCAATATGTAATCTCCTAAAACGTTTTTACTGAAATCAAAAATGCAATTTCTTCAACATAAGAAATGAAATAACTAAGATTAAATTAGATTTAAATCAATATTGGACGTAAGATTTTTTGAGATACTAAAGCATCAAACTGTAGACGCAATGCTTGGGCTATGCTTGTATCGTTCAGTAATACACCTGCTTCAATATTCCGTTCGTGAGCCGCTTGTGTAAAATTGGCGGATGTTACGAGTACTTGTGCTTCATCTACAGCAATACATTTGGCGTGTAAACAAGATTTTTGTTTGGTATCTAGTGCTAAGGAGCGGGTGTCATAAAATAGTTTCGGCAGTCTTTTCCCAGACCAAATATCATGACGAAAGGTGTCTGCAAATTCTCTCAATAAAATTGACTCTGCAACTTTGCTTTGATGAGGACGTTTGATATTAAGAAACATCTGAACATCAAGTTCTGGGTTTACTTCCATTCGTTGTGCAAGTACTTCAAATAATCTCTGGGCTTTTTCGCCTTTATCAATAGCAAAACTGGAAATCAAAACGCTTTTTTTGGCTTTACTGAAAAGTTCGCGGACGACTACACCAGTATCGCGACTTCGGGAACCAGTAATTTCTGGACCAGTCCATACTAAATTAATGCGATCGCGTATTCGTTGAGAATTATCTTTTTCTTGTGCAAGCAAGCGTAAGGTATAAGCAATGTGTTTACAGTCTACACCTTGGGAATTTAAGCGATTTAGTTCGTCTACTATTTCTTGGCTTAAATTTACGGGTACGTAATTGAGAATACTGGATATGAGAAAGGGTGGGGAAAGTCTTCTGGTAAGAAGCGCTGTTGCCAGTTTATCCAAGTTAGGACGACTGAGTTTAAGAAAGGTCATTATAGTTAACTGCGGAAAAACTCTGCTCCCAAACTTTCAACTGTAGACACAACCAAAGCCCTATCCAAAAATTCATTACGACGTTCGCACGATGTTTCTGCAATCAACAAGCATCCGTGACAAGCGGAACCGTGTAAAAATCTTTCTTCTTCTTCGTTATCTGCTTTGTGTTGGGCGCAAACTGGGTCATTTGAACATAATTTACCTTGTTCTAAGGCTGATTCTAAATGGTATTCAATCCGTTTCCCAACTTCTACTAATCCGCCTAATGTACCTTCCGAACCTGCGGAACCTGTATATAAAAGTATTCCATATCCCGCTTCACCAGCATAAACACGTTCGCGGATGGAACTTGCTGCATAACCGCATTCGAGGGATACTGCTGTAATTAGTAAGTGTGACAAGGAATGCAGCATTACATATGGCAGTCCGGGAAATTTGACTTTATCTACTTCTTGGTCGATACCTTTACGAGCGCACCAGATATCAAATCCCCTTGATAATTCTCGTCCCCGTTTTTTCACTGCTTGTCGCTGTAACCATTCTTCAATGGCTTCGTTACGAAAAGCAATAAATACACCTTCGCCTCTATTCTCAATTGCAGGAACCCAAGTAGGTTCAACATCCAATGCAGCACGTCTGACGCTGATATCAAGTTCGCCATCAATATCGGGCATTTCGGCTTCAAAGCGGGTAAAACCTACTTGAGCGATAACTTCCCGGAGACGATGAACTAAAACGATACGCTCAATCAGCGAAGTAAATTTAGGTTTTAAATTACTTAAATCTCTGGCTGTAGCGTAAAAATCGCTTTCGGGTACGTCTTCTCCAACTTCTACGGGACTTGAAAGTAATGTCTCAATTTCTACTTGTTTAATGCTTTTATGTTCTTTGACTTGTCCGCTTTGTCGGCGTTGAATTTCCTGCCAAACTTCCTCATCGCTAAATCTTTCTATTGCTACGAATACCTTTTGTTTTTTACGTTCTTTTCTTACATCCCTAGCATCTTCT comes from Rivularia sp. PCC 7116 and encodes:
- a CDS encoding Uma2 family endonuclease, whose protein sequence is MLLSIRRIDVPPGQRVLLRDVTWEEFEAIIEELGEHRAARIAYDRGVLEIMAPLPEHEDDKEIIGDLVKALLEELEIEFRSLGSTTFKNQIMLQGIEPDQCFYIENESKIRGKKRLDLTQDPPPDLALEIDVTSRTHPSIYEALKVPELWRFEKGKLQINLLQNGDYVVSEQSKTFPNFDLAEILPQYLEQSKTAGRNFVIKAFRNWVREQIQN
- the drmC gene encoding DISARM system phospholipase D-like protein DrmC, giving the protein MTFLKLSRPNLDKLATALLTRRLSPPFLISSILNYVPVNLSQEIVDELNRLNSQGVDCKHIAYTLRLLAQEKDNSQRIRDRINLVWTGPEITGSRSRDTGVVVRELFSKAKKSVLISSFAIDKGEKAQRLFEVLAQRMEVNPELDVQMFLNIKRPHQSKVAESILLREFADTFRHDIWSGKRLPKLFYDTRSLALDTKQKSCLHAKCIAVDEAQVLVTSANFTQAAHERNIEAGVLLNDTSIAQALRLQFDALVSQKILRPILI
- the drmB gene encoding DUF1998 domain-containing protein, translated to MSKSNKKIPPAGQIRQSQILSTFGSGSMVDLPEHSVLIAGLSHWRGDKRNISEERLQARVAEILQVSSIKLYAPPVNEQDPKANRTGINAFMFPTWFLAQVEETWFDSKTQKNYRTRPLLPWGSLVSGKYLNSEKKKVPVVPVRFVQACVKGHLSDIDWYTFVHQDSQKRCRGQLWLDEGGSGNDFAEIYVRCEACKARRPLADATVPNAKVLGPCEGHRPWIGDFAKEPQCINEKKGKPEYNRLLVRSASNAYFSQLLSVISLPDSDTALRDAVSIVYEDFLQYAEDARDVRKERKKQKVFVAIERFSDEEVWQEIQRRQSGQVKEHKSIKQVEIETLLSSPVEVGEDVPESDFYATARDLSNLKPKFTSLIERIVLVHRLREVIAQVGFTRFEAEMPDIDGELDISVRRAALDVEPTWVPAIENRGEGVFIAFRNEAIEEWLQRQAVKKRGRELSRGFDIWCARKGIDQEVDKVKFPGLPYVMLHSLSHLLITAVSLECGYAASSIRERVYAGEAGYGILLYTGSAGSEGTLGGLVEVGKRIEYHLESALEQGKLCSNDPVCAQHKADNEEEERFLHGSACHGCLLIAETSCERRNEFLDRALVVSTVESLGAEFFRS